The Motacilla alba alba isolate MOTALB_02 chromosome 14, Motacilla_alba_V1.0_pri, whole genome shotgun sequence genome includes a region encoding these proteins:
- the NHLRC4 gene encoding NHL-repeat-containing protein 4: protein MDCTLETSQLKQKLLKTIYSLQLKSFTTLQSASPLLHSQHGMGMVTQYQVHQLADKAKNLCGDLDNIKNLLHYCQDDLVWQIPNPTGSRYGGVRGIHCSLDGSIYVTAESAPWVHVLSSTGHTLQSLPCQQTGKGGSIFLPEDVTVTRMGMVAVADMVNEAIWVFNPHTSLSKGEWIKIRKVGSPRGIGVDSMGKILVADYAQGQVHSFALDHAFRTLNVHAVPNLQGPRYISPAPSGGFVVSEECGDVKVFMSSCKLLCSLSSKYGHQFGNPAGVCVDTDGSILVADEQRRTVHLFPEHGAPICLVSTGLRRPAGMACSSSGHLFVADTVENCVKVFKYCVRPPCRATNAGASCADPKQTHRWGGGVVPLQPR from the coding sequence ATGGACTGCACGCTGGAGACCAGCCAGCTAAAGCAGAAGCTTCTGAAAACCATCTACAGCCTCCAGCTGAAGTCATTTACCACACTGCAGTCAGCCAGCCCATtgctgcacagccagcatggcaTGGGCATGGTGACGCAGTACCAGGTCCACCAGCTGGCAGATAAGGCCAAAAACCTCTGTGGAGATCTGGACAACATCAAGAACCTCCTCCACTACTGCCAGGATGATTTGGTCTGGCAAATTCCCAACCCCACCGGCAGCCGCTATGGGGGTGTCCGTGGAATCCATTGCTCCCTGGATGGCTCCATCTACGTGACAGCTGAGAGTGCTCCCTGGGTCCatgtgctcagcagcacaggccacacactgcagtccctgccctgccagcaaaCAGGCAAGGGAGGCAGCATTTTCTTGCCCGAAGATGTGACTGTGACTAGGATGGGAATGGTGGCTGTAGCTGACATGGTGAATGAAGCCATCTGGGTCTTCAACCCTCACACCAGCCTCTCCAAGGGGGAATGGATAAAGATCAGGAAGGTTGGTTCCCCCAGGGGTATTGGAGTAGACTCCATGGGCAAGATCCTGGTAGCAGACTACGCACAAGGCCAAGTGCACAGCTTTGCTCTGGACCATGCCTTCAGGACACTCAATGTCCACGCTGTCCCAAATCTGCAGGGACCTCGCTACATCAGTCCGGCGCCCAGTGGAGGCTTTGTGGTGAGCGAGGAGTGTGGAGACGTCAAAGTCTTCATGAGCAGCTGtaagctcctctgctccctcagcagcaaATATGGACACCAGTTTGGCAACCCTGCTGGGGTCTGCGTAGACACGGATGGTAGCATCCTGGTGGCAGATGAGCAGCGCCGTACGGTCCACTTGTTCCCGGAGCATGGAGCTCCCATCTGCCTGGTGTCCACAGGGCTGCGGAGGCCCGCTGGCATGGCTTGCTCCTCCTCTGGGCACCTCTTTGTGGCAGACACAGTGGAGAACTGTGTCAAAGTCTTTAAGTACTGTGTGAGGCCCCCATGCAGAGCCACCAATGCTGGGGCATCATGTGCTGaccccaaacaaacacacaggtggggagggggggtggTTCCCCTCCAGCCCCGCTGA
- the PRR35 gene encoding proline-rich protein 35 isoform X2 codes for MLRSGSGHHLPPASAGFGDAGSQTGGTALAPLPQPPRRLPALSGDPAGTGAELSHLQAASTMSKDDGACKLTSVYKHKERKPKKPHYIPRPWGKPYNYKCFQCPFTCMEKSHLYNHMKYSLCKNSLSLLIESDWPYKKGNLLHPELRLLHTESSRLRGRRDEQDTCDPAATPGGSVRAKQVPSRDGHEEKPMTGVEILPAEGAGEEGGQFQEEEEDVSGLLREMDAGEKKERNEEPGCQGDPAEPEVNTLVFGFKNKRDNKPCKEVEPDFIITDVFSLKNHVMKNREMASPDLDAKPKHCKLPKKCLASGGILMEQWKLVANGQRRNTPEVSPPCTDSNIIPCYPPPAYSDYHEPQSLNLSLLGINYPLNPSLFSYLSPTMANSTTTHPHLAQLPFLASTAQLMHPHASHFQPLQSPERSAFLPRFYYPLLFEHTFSSTESKMSSSKPDPQQLVGSVMPTPPQNKPSSEPNKPGLLKVPVLKTSFPWSKGVREEPGSELSHSAVVGQEEEEKWLSQEKESNPALGLSNLRKKSATDIYQTMVGMKDGAFTHSSVRKTELPVVTCLETSSPPRNPLKRKFPADGLDLIGPERMMPGKLSYQSSGPRANPGHIPKALDHWHSDVLTGQPEEPESGNDTEFLPSVGAALDHGLYKQSQPQESSAITGPEATTVLIGDLSKTLEEYQEVEKKLSDLAKEDTPGQKELRDQLVKIRRELYHIHQALEKATKPHEGPLDLSVKRSSEGLEKVQQAKKEPCNMSLGSEKLHGKDQGPLSKCPATGEAGDGDGLPNCLLESENKTIDLLIKMSRSESLRAASSEAPLGAVIKAEVLPLTVPLELRHVMEPYYSRTTKCEADSSVLLCSDGRSSSTQGPQLPASAEDGPLGCRAMQRSLSCSLPSDTDAVCVHSPLHADP; via the exons GAGCCATCTCCAGGCAGCCTCCACCATGTCCAAGGACGACGGGGCCTGCAAGCTGACCTCAGTCTACAAGCACAAGGAGAGGAAGCCGAAGAAGCCTCACTACATCCCGAGGCCATGGGGCAAACCCTACAATTACAAATGCTTCCAGTGTCCCTTCACCTGCATGGAGAAGTCCCACCTCTACAACCACATGAAGTACAGCCTGTGCAAGAACTCACTTTCCCTCCTCATCGAGTCTGACTGGCCCTACAAAAAGGGCAACCTGCTCCACCCGGAGCTGCGGCTGCTGCACACGGAGAGCTCCCGCCTGCGTGGGCGGCGGGACGAGCAGGACACCTGCGACCCCGCGGCCACCCCAGGAGGCTCCGTCCGGGCCAAGCAGGTCCCCAGCAGAGATGGCCATGAGGAGAAGCCGATGACAGGGGTGGAGATCCTGCCTGCTGAAGGGGCTGGTGAGGAAGGTGGCCAGttccaggaggaggaggaggatgtttCTGGCCTGCTGAGGGAGATGGATGCgggggagaagaaagagagaaacgAAGAGCCAGGTTGCCAAGGTGACCCAGCTGAACCAGAAGTGAACACTTTGGTCTTCGGCTTCAAGAACAAGAGGGATAACAAGCCTTGCAAGGAGGTGGAGCCCGACTTCATCATCACAGATGTCTTCTCCCTCAAGAACCATGTCATGAAGAACAGGGAAATGGCCTCCCCTGACCTGGATGCAAAGCCAAAGCATTGCAAACTGCCAAAGAAATGCCTGGCCAGTGGTGGGATCTTGATGGAGCAATGGAAACTGGTGGCAAATGGGCAAAGGAGGAACACACCTGAGGTGTCCCCACCTTGTACCGACAGCAACATTATCCCGTGCTACCCCCCTCCAGCCTACAGTGACTACCATGAACCTCAGAGCCTGAATCTCTCACTGCTGGGTATTAACTACCCTTTGAACCCCAGTCTCTTCTCCTACCTGAGCCCCACCATGGCCAACAGCACAACAACACACCCTCACTTGGCTCAGCTGCCCTTCCTGgcctccacagcacagctgatgcACCCCCATGCCTCTCACttccagcctctgcagagccctgagcgCTCAGCCTTCCTCCCCCGCTTCTACTACCCCCTGCTCTTCGAGCACACCTTCAGCTCCACGGAGAGCAAGATGTCCTCCAGCAAGCCAGACCCTCAGCAGCTGGTGGGCTCAGTCATGCCCACgccaccccaaaacaaaccttCCAGTGAGCCAAACAAACCCGGGCTGCTGAAAGTTCCCGTGCTGAAGACAAGTTTTCCTTGGTCCAAAGGTGTCCGGGAGGAGCCAGGCTCTGAGCTCAGCCACTCTGCTGTGGTggggcaggaagaggaagagaaatggcTGTCCCAGGAGAAGGAGAGCAACCCAGCTTTGGGCCTCAGCAACCTACGCAAGAAGTCAGCCACTGACATCTACCAAACCATGGTGGGGATGAAGGATGGAGCTTTCACTCACAGCAGTGTCAGGAAGACAGAGTTGCCAGTGGTGACCTGTCTGGAGACCAGTAGCCCTCCAAGAAACCCGCTGAAGAGGAAATTCCCTGCCGATGGGCTGGATTTGATAGGACCCGAAAGGATGATGCCTGGGAAGCTCAGCTACCAGAGCAG TGGTCCAAGGGCCAACCCTGGCCACATCCCCAAGGCCCTGGACCACTGGCACTCGGATGTCCTCACAGgccagcctgaggaaccagagAGTGGCAATGACACTGAATTCCTTCCCTCTGTGGGTGCTGCCCTGGACCATGGCCTCTACAAGCAGAGCCAACCCCAAGAGTCTTCTGCCATCACAGGCCCTGAGGCCACAACCGTGCTTATTGGGGACCTGTCCAAAACCTTGGAGGAGTACCAAGAGGTGGAGAAGAAACTGTCTGATCTGGCAAAGGAGGACACCCCTGGGCAAAAAGAGCTGAGGGACCAGCTGGTCAAAATCCGAAGAGAGCTCTACCACATCCACCAGGCACTGGAGAAAGCCACTAAACCCCACGAGGGACCGCTGGACCTGTCGGTGAAGAGATCCTCTGAAGGTCTGGAGAAGGTTCAGCAGGCCAAGAAGGAGCCCTGCAACATGAGCCTGGGAAGCGAGAAGCTTCATGGAAAAGACCAAGGGCCCCTCAGCAAATGTCCAGCTACCGGGGAGGCTGGAGATGGGGACGGGCTGCCCAACTGCCTCCTCGAGTCCGAGAACAAAACCATTGACCTGCTGATCAAGATGAGCCGCTCCGAGAGCCTGCGGGCAGCCTCCTCCGAGGCCCCTCTGGGTGCCGTGATCAAGGCGGAGGTGCTGCCCCTCACCGTGCCCCTCGAACTGCGCCACGTCATGGAGCCCTACTACAGCCGGACCACCAAGTGCGAGGCAGACTCCAGCGTCCTGCTCTGCTCCGACGGCAGATCCAGCAGCACGCAGGGCCCACAGCTTCCGGCCAGCGCCGAGGACGGGCCCCTGGGCTGCCGGGCCATGCAGcgctccctgtcctgcagcctccccagcgACACCGATGCCGTGTGTGTCCACAGTCCTCTGCATGCTGACCCCTAA
- the PRR35 gene encoding proline-rich protein 35 isoform X3: protein MSKDDGACKLTSVYKHKERKPKKPHYIPRPWGKPYNYKCFQCPFTCMEKSHLYNHMKYSLCKNSLSLLIESDWPYKKGNLLHPELRLLHTESSRLRGRRDEQDTCDPAATPGGSVRAKQVPSRDGHEEKPMTGVEILPAEGAGEEGGQFQEEEEDVSGLLREMDAGEKKERNEEPGCQGDPAEPEVNTLVFGFKNKRDNKPCKEVEPDFIITDVFSLKNHVMKNREMASPDLDAKPKHCKLPKKCLASGGILMEQWKLVANGQRRNTPEVSPPCTDSNIIPCYPPPAYSDYHEPQSLNLSLLGINYPLNPSLFSYLSPTMANSTTTHPHLAQLPFLASTAQLMHPHASHFQPLQSPERSAFLPRFYYPLLFEHTFSSTESKMSSSKPDPQQLVGSVMPTPPQNKPSSEPNKPGLLKVPVLKTSFPWSKGVREEPGSELSHSAVVGQEEEEKWLSQEKESNPALGLSNLRKKSATDIYQTMVGMKDGAFTHSSVRKTELPVVTCLETSSPPRNPLKRKFPADGLDLIGPERMMPGKLSYQSSGPRANPGHIPKALDHWHSDVLTGQPEEPESGNDTEFLPSVGAALDHGLYKQSQPQESSAITGPEATTVLIGDLSKTLEEYQEVEKKLSDLAKEDTPGQKELRDQLVKIRRELYHIHQALEKATKPHEGPLDLSVKRSSEGLEKVQQAKKEPCNMSLGSEKLHGKDQGPLSKCPATGEAGDGDGLPNCLLESENKTIDLLIKMSRSESLRAASSEAPLGAVIKAEVLPLTVPLELRHVMEPYYSRTTKCEADSSVLLCSDGRSSSTQGPQLPASAEDGPLGCRAMQRSLSCSLPSDTDAVCVHSPLHADP, encoded by the exons ATGTCCAAGGACGACGGGGCCTGCAAGCTGACCTCAGTCTACAAGCACAAGGAGAGGAAGCCGAAGAAGCCTCACTACATCCCGAGGCCATGGGGCAAACCCTACAATTACAAATGCTTCCAGTGTCCCTTCACCTGCATGGAGAAGTCCCACCTCTACAACCACATGAAGTACAGCCTGTGCAAGAACTCACTTTCCCTCCTCATCGAGTCTGACTGGCCCTACAAAAAGGGCAACCTGCTCCACCCGGAGCTGCGGCTGCTGCACACGGAGAGCTCCCGCCTGCGTGGGCGGCGGGACGAGCAGGACACCTGCGACCCCGCGGCCACCCCAGGAGGCTCCGTCCGGGCCAAGCAGGTCCCCAGCAGAGATGGCCATGAGGAGAAGCCGATGACAGGGGTGGAGATCCTGCCTGCTGAAGGGGCTGGTGAGGAAGGTGGCCAGttccaggaggaggaggaggatgtttCTGGCCTGCTGAGGGAGATGGATGCgggggagaagaaagagagaaacgAAGAGCCAGGTTGCCAAGGTGACCCAGCTGAACCAGAAGTGAACACTTTGGTCTTCGGCTTCAAGAACAAGAGGGATAACAAGCCTTGCAAGGAGGTGGAGCCCGACTTCATCATCACAGATGTCTTCTCCCTCAAGAACCATGTCATGAAGAACAGGGAAATGGCCTCCCCTGACCTGGATGCAAAGCCAAAGCATTGCAAACTGCCAAAGAAATGCCTGGCCAGTGGTGGGATCTTGATGGAGCAATGGAAACTGGTGGCAAATGGGCAAAGGAGGAACACACCTGAGGTGTCCCCACCTTGTACCGACAGCAACATTATCCCGTGCTACCCCCCTCCAGCCTACAGTGACTACCATGAACCTCAGAGCCTGAATCTCTCACTGCTGGGTATTAACTACCCTTTGAACCCCAGTCTCTTCTCCTACCTGAGCCCCACCATGGCCAACAGCACAACAACACACCCTCACTTGGCTCAGCTGCCCTTCCTGgcctccacagcacagctgatgcACCCCCATGCCTCTCACttccagcctctgcagagccctgagcgCTCAGCCTTCCTCCCCCGCTTCTACTACCCCCTGCTCTTCGAGCACACCTTCAGCTCCACGGAGAGCAAGATGTCCTCCAGCAAGCCAGACCCTCAGCAGCTGGTGGGCTCAGTCATGCCCACgccaccccaaaacaaaccttCCAGTGAGCCAAACAAACCCGGGCTGCTGAAAGTTCCCGTGCTGAAGACAAGTTTTCCTTGGTCCAAAGGTGTCCGGGAGGAGCCAGGCTCTGAGCTCAGCCACTCTGCTGTGGTggggcaggaagaggaagagaaatggcTGTCCCAGGAGAAGGAGAGCAACCCAGCTTTGGGCCTCAGCAACCTACGCAAGAAGTCAGCCACTGACATCTACCAAACCATGGTGGGGATGAAGGATGGAGCTTTCACTCACAGCAGTGTCAGGAAGACAGAGTTGCCAGTGGTGACCTGTCTGGAGACCAGTAGCCCTCCAAGAAACCCGCTGAAGAGGAAATTCCCTGCCGATGGGCTGGATTTGATAGGACCCGAAAGGATGATGCCTGGGAAGCTCAGCTACCAGAGCAG TGGTCCAAGGGCCAACCCTGGCCACATCCCCAAGGCCCTGGACCACTGGCACTCGGATGTCCTCACAGgccagcctgaggaaccagagAGTGGCAATGACACTGAATTCCTTCCCTCTGTGGGTGCTGCCCTGGACCATGGCCTCTACAAGCAGAGCCAACCCCAAGAGTCTTCTGCCATCACAGGCCCTGAGGCCACAACCGTGCTTATTGGGGACCTGTCCAAAACCTTGGAGGAGTACCAAGAGGTGGAGAAGAAACTGTCTGATCTGGCAAAGGAGGACACCCCTGGGCAAAAAGAGCTGAGGGACCAGCTGGTCAAAATCCGAAGAGAGCTCTACCACATCCACCAGGCACTGGAGAAAGCCACTAAACCCCACGAGGGACCGCTGGACCTGTCGGTGAAGAGATCCTCTGAAGGTCTGGAGAAGGTTCAGCAGGCCAAGAAGGAGCCCTGCAACATGAGCCTGGGAAGCGAGAAGCTTCATGGAAAAGACCAAGGGCCCCTCAGCAAATGTCCAGCTACCGGGGAGGCTGGAGATGGGGACGGGCTGCCCAACTGCCTCCTCGAGTCCGAGAACAAAACCATTGACCTGCTGATCAAGATGAGCCGCTCCGAGAGCCTGCGGGCAGCCTCCTCCGAGGCCCCTCTGGGTGCCGTGATCAAGGCGGAGGTGCTGCCCCTCACCGTGCCCCTCGAACTGCGCCACGTCATGGAGCCCTACTACAGCCGGACCACCAAGTGCGAGGCAGACTCCAGCGTCCTGCTCTGCTCCGACGGCAGATCCAGCAGCACGCAGGGCCCACAGCTTCCGGCCAGCGCCGAGGACGGGCCCCTGGGCTGCCGGGCCATGCAGcgctccctgtcctgcagcctccccagcgACACCGATGCCGTGTGTGTCCACAGTCCTCTGCATGCTGACCCCTAA
- the PRR35 gene encoding proline-rich protein 35 isoform X1, translating into MTPGLELLLPSLMFPANNPVNAQEWLRTSLAPRLGGVWGRWVPDGGDSPSPAPTASPPPPGPERGPSRDGGRAGTLCFPERRGKIHLPCPSIPTRSHLQAASTMSKDDGACKLTSVYKHKERKPKKPHYIPRPWGKPYNYKCFQCPFTCMEKSHLYNHMKYSLCKNSLSLLIESDWPYKKGNLLHPELRLLHTESSRLRGRRDEQDTCDPAATPGGSVRAKQVPSRDGHEEKPMTGVEILPAEGAGEEGGQFQEEEEDVSGLLREMDAGEKKERNEEPGCQGDPAEPEVNTLVFGFKNKRDNKPCKEVEPDFIITDVFSLKNHVMKNREMASPDLDAKPKHCKLPKKCLASGGILMEQWKLVANGQRRNTPEVSPPCTDSNIIPCYPPPAYSDYHEPQSLNLSLLGINYPLNPSLFSYLSPTMANSTTTHPHLAQLPFLASTAQLMHPHASHFQPLQSPERSAFLPRFYYPLLFEHTFSSTESKMSSSKPDPQQLVGSVMPTPPQNKPSSEPNKPGLLKVPVLKTSFPWSKGVREEPGSELSHSAVVGQEEEEKWLSQEKESNPALGLSNLRKKSATDIYQTMVGMKDGAFTHSSVRKTELPVVTCLETSSPPRNPLKRKFPADGLDLIGPERMMPGKLSYQSSGPRANPGHIPKALDHWHSDVLTGQPEEPESGNDTEFLPSVGAALDHGLYKQSQPQESSAITGPEATTVLIGDLSKTLEEYQEVEKKLSDLAKEDTPGQKELRDQLVKIRRELYHIHQALEKATKPHEGPLDLSVKRSSEGLEKVQQAKKEPCNMSLGSEKLHGKDQGPLSKCPATGEAGDGDGLPNCLLESENKTIDLLIKMSRSESLRAASSEAPLGAVIKAEVLPLTVPLELRHVMEPYYSRTTKCEADSSVLLCSDGRSSSTQGPQLPASAEDGPLGCRAMQRSLSCSLPSDTDAVCVHSPLHADP; encoded by the exons GGCACACTGTGCTTCCCAGAAAGGCGTGGGAAGATTCACCTGCCGTGCCCCTCCATTCCCACCAGGAGCCATCTCCAGGCAGCCTCCACCATGTCCAAGGACGACGGGGCCTGCAAGCTGACCTCAGTCTACAAGCACAAGGAGAGGAAGCCGAAGAAGCCTCACTACATCCCGAGGCCATGGGGCAAACCCTACAATTACAAATGCTTCCAGTGTCCCTTCACCTGCATGGAGAAGTCCCACCTCTACAACCACATGAAGTACAGCCTGTGCAAGAACTCACTTTCCCTCCTCATCGAGTCTGACTGGCCCTACAAAAAGGGCAACCTGCTCCACCCGGAGCTGCGGCTGCTGCACACGGAGAGCTCCCGCCTGCGTGGGCGGCGGGACGAGCAGGACACCTGCGACCCCGCGGCCACCCCAGGAGGCTCCGTCCGGGCCAAGCAGGTCCCCAGCAGAGATGGCCATGAGGAGAAGCCGATGACAGGGGTGGAGATCCTGCCTGCTGAAGGGGCTGGTGAGGAAGGTGGCCAGttccaggaggaggaggaggatgtttCTGGCCTGCTGAGGGAGATGGATGCgggggagaagaaagagagaaacgAAGAGCCAGGTTGCCAAGGTGACCCAGCTGAACCAGAAGTGAACACTTTGGTCTTCGGCTTCAAGAACAAGAGGGATAACAAGCCTTGCAAGGAGGTGGAGCCCGACTTCATCATCACAGATGTCTTCTCCCTCAAGAACCATGTCATGAAGAACAGGGAAATGGCCTCCCCTGACCTGGATGCAAAGCCAAAGCATTGCAAACTGCCAAAGAAATGCCTGGCCAGTGGTGGGATCTTGATGGAGCAATGGAAACTGGTGGCAAATGGGCAAAGGAGGAACACACCTGAGGTGTCCCCACCTTGTACCGACAGCAACATTATCCCGTGCTACCCCCCTCCAGCCTACAGTGACTACCATGAACCTCAGAGCCTGAATCTCTCACTGCTGGGTATTAACTACCCTTTGAACCCCAGTCTCTTCTCCTACCTGAGCCCCACCATGGCCAACAGCACAACAACACACCCTCACTTGGCTCAGCTGCCCTTCCTGgcctccacagcacagctgatgcACCCCCATGCCTCTCACttccagcctctgcagagccctgagcgCTCAGCCTTCCTCCCCCGCTTCTACTACCCCCTGCTCTTCGAGCACACCTTCAGCTCCACGGAGAGCAAGATGTCCTCCAGCAAGCCAGACCCTCAGCAGCTGGTGGGCTCAGTCATGCCCACgccaccccaaaacaaaccttCCAGTGAGCCAAACAAACCCGGGCTGCTGAAAGTTCCCGTGCTGAAGACAAGTTTTCCTTGGTCCAAAGGTGTCCGGGAGGAGCCAGGCTCTGAGCTCAGCCACTCTGCTGTGGTggggcaggaagaggaagagaaatggcTGTCCCAGGAGAAGGAGAGCAACCCAGCTTTGGGCCTCAGCAACCTACGCAAGAAGTCAGCCACTGACATCTACCAAACCATGGTGGGGATGAAGGATGGAGCTTTCACTCACAGCAGTGTCAGGAAGACAGAGTTGCCAGTGGTGACCTGTCTGGAGACCAGTAGCCCTCCAAGAAACCCGCTGAAGAGGAAATTCCCTGCCGATGGGCTGGATTTGATAGGACCCGAAAGGATGATGCCTGGGAAGCTCAGCTACCAGAGCAG TGGTCCAAGGGCCAACCCTGGCCACATCCCCAAGGCCCTGGACCACTGGCACTCGGATGTCCTCACAGgccagcctgaggaaccagagAGTGGCAATGACACTGAATTCCTTCCCTCTGTGGGTGCTGCCCTGGACCATGGCCTCTACAAGCAGAGCCAACCCCAAGAGTCTTCTGCCATCACAGGCCCTGAGGCCACAACCGTGCTTATTGGGGACCTGTCCAAAACCTTGGAGGAGTACCAAGAGGTGGAGAAGAAACTGTCTGATCTGGCAAAGGAGGACACCCCTGGGCAAAAAGAGCTGAGGGACCAGCTGGTCAAAATCCGAAGAGAGCTCTACCACATCCACCAGGCACTGGAGAAAGCCACTAAACCCCACGAGGGACCGCTGGACCTGTCGGTGAAGAGATCCTCTGAAGGTCTGGAGAAGGTTCAGCAGGCCAAGAAGGAGCCCTGCAACATGAGCCTGGGAAGCGAGAAGCTTCATGGAAAAGACCAAGGGCCCCTCAGCAAATGTCCAGCTACCGGGGAGGCTGGAGATGGGGACGGGCTGCCCAACTGCCTCCTCGAGTCCGAGAACAAAACCATTGACCTGCTGATCAAGATGAGCCGCTCCGAGAGCCTGCGGGCAGCCTCCTCCGAGGCCCCTCTGGGTGCCGTGATCAAGGCGGAGGTGCTGCCCCTCACCGTGCCCCTCGAACTGCGCCACGTCATGGAGCCCTACTACAGCCGGACCACCAAGTGCGAGGCAGACTCCAGCGTCCTGCTCTGCTCCGACGGCAGATCCAGCAGCACGCAGGGCCCACAGCTTCCGGCCAGCGCCGAGGACGGGCCCCTGGGCTGCCGGGCCATGCAGcgctccctgtcctgcagcctccccagcgACACCGATGCCGTGTGTGTCCACAGTCCTCTGCATGCTGACCCCTAA